A single window of Armatimonadota bacterium DNA harbors:
- a CDS encoding class I SAM-dependent methyltransferase: protein MSRAPQSSGPAAPAAAYDRFAWFYHRYWGSGPDAFAYRILPVLDRLVLPHVPAGARILDLCCGDGTLADLLQARGYRVTGVDGSLELLRYARRTAPDARFICADVRRLALPPVFDAVLCTYDSVNHLMDRAELEAAFRAAAGAVRPGGRFCFDVNTADGYLARWRGSFSIIADDHVLAARPRFDPATGVATFQLALFRQEEGRWTRTDLTLSQRCHPDATLREALQAAGFAAVEVSDAERDWGLREPGRAIYLAVRA, encoded by the coding sequence ATGTCCCGGGCACCGCAGTCGTCCGGACCGGCTGCACCGGCGGCCGCCTACGACCGGTTTGCCTGGTTCTACCACCGCTACTGGGGATCCGGGCCCGACGCGTTCGCCTACCGCATCCTGCCGGTCCTGGACCGCCTGGTCTTGCCCCACGTTCCCGCCGGCGCACGGATCCTGGACCTGTGCTGCGGGGACGGGACGCTGGCGGACCTGCTGCAAGCGCGGGGGTACCGGGTCACGGGCGTGGACGGCTCCCTGGAGCTGCTGCGCTACGCCCGCCGGACGGCCCCGGACGCCCGGTTCATCTGCGCCGACGTCCGCCGCCTGGCGCTCCCTCCGGTGTTCGACGCGGTCCTGTGCACCTACGACAGCGTCAACCACCTGATGGACCGCGCGGAGCTGGAAGCCGCCTTCCGCGCCGCGGCCGGCGCCGTGCGGCCCGGCGGGCGGTTCTGCTTTGACGTGAACACCGCCGACGGCTACCTGGCCCGCTGGCGGGGGTCGTTCAGCATCATCGCCGACGACCACGTCCTGGCCGCCCGCCCCCGCTTCGACCCCGCCACCGGCGTGGCCACGTTCCAGCTGGCCCTGTTCCGCCAGGAGGAGGGCCGGTGGACGCGCACAGATCTCACCCTCTCCCAGCGGTGCCATCCCGACGCCACCCTCCGCGAGGCGCTGCAGGCCGCGGGGTTTGCGGCGGTGGAGGTTTCCGACGCCGAACGCGACTGGGGACTGCGCGAGCCGGGGCGCGCCATCTACCTGGCGGTCCGGGCCTGA
- the hutH gene encoding histidine ammonia-lyase, with the protein MAGGGRVDAAAARARVEIGERLSIADVVRVAREGAEVVVSPRARENMERSRAVVDRIIRDGRVVYGITTGVGDLAAVRISPEQAASLQLNVVRSHSAGVGESLPEEAVRAMMLLRAHALALGYSGVRPQIVDLLVAMLNRRVHPVVPSQGSVGASGDLAPLAHLALVLVGEGEAVTDGRRLTGGEALARAGLQPVVLEAKEGVALINGTQGMTALLALAVHDARMLAVVADIAGAMTFEALRGLPDAFDPLLHQVRPHPGQAASAAVLRRLIAGSEILARPRSSARVQDAYALRCMPQVHGACRDALGYVAGVVDVEINSATDNPLVFADAERVLSGGNFHGQPVALAADVLAVATSGLASISERRIERLVNPALSGLPAFLTPDGGLHSGLMLAQYTAAALVSENKVLCHPASVDSIPTSAGQEDHVSMGMIAARKAARVVAHTGQVLAIELVCAAQALEFHRPARPGAGTGAAYAAVREVVPRLEEDRALAPDLEAAVQLVRSGRLAAAVEGAVGEVR; encoded by the coding sequence ATGGCCGGGGGAGGACGGGTGGACGCGGCGGCCGCACGCGCGCGGGTCGAGATCGGTGAGCGGCTGAGCATCGCGGACGTGGTGCGGGTGGCCCGGGAGGGAGCGGAGGTTGTCGTCTCGCCTCGGGCCCGGGAGAACATGGAGCGGTCCCGCGCGGTGGTGGACCGGATCATCCGCGACGGCCGCGTCGTCTACGGCATCACCACCGGCGTGGGCGACCTGGCCGCCGTCCGCATCTCGCCCGAGCAGGCCGCCTCCCTGCAGCTCAACGTGGTGCGCAGCCACAGCGCCGGCGTGGGGGAGTCCCTGCCGGAAGAGGCGGTGCGCGCCATGATGCTCCTGCGGGCCCACGCCCTGGCCCTGGGATACTCGGGGGTGCGCCCGCAGATCGTGGACCTGCTGGTGGCGATGTTGAACCGGCGGGTCCACCCCGTGGTGCCCTCCCAGGGATCGGTGGGAGCCAGCGGCGATCTGGCGCCCCTGGCGCACCTGGCCCTGGTCCTGGTGGGGGAGGGCGAGGCGGTGACCGACGGCCGGCGCCTGACGGGCGGGGAGGCGCTGGCCCGGGCCGGGTTGCAGCCTGTGGTTCTGGAGGCCAAGGAGGGCGTGGCCCTGATCAACGGGACCCAGGGAATGACCGCCCTGCTGGCCCTGGCGGTCCACGATGCCCGGATGCTGGCGGTGGTGGCCGATATCGCCGGGGCCATGACCTTTGAAGCCCTGCGGGGTCTGCCCGACGCCTTCGACCCCCTGCTGCACCAGGTGCGGCCCCATCCCGGCCAGGCGGCCAGCGCCGCCGTCCTGCGCCGGTTGATCGCCGGCAGCGAGATCCTGGCCCGGCCCCGGTCGTCCGCCCGGGTGCAGGATGCCTACGCCCTGCGGTGTATGCCCCAGGTCCACGGGGCGTGCCGCGACGCCCTGGGCTACGTGGCCGGCGTGGTGGACGTGGAGATCAACAGCGCCACCGACAATCCCCTGGTATTCGCCGATGCAGAGCGCGTGCTGTCCGGGGGCAACTTTCACGGGCAGCCGGTGGCGCTGGCGGCCGATGTGCTGGCGGTGGCCACAAGCGGACTGGCCAGCATCAGCGAGCGCCGCATCGAGCGCCTGGTCAACCCCGCGCTGTCGGGGCTGCCGGCCTTCCTGACACCGGACGGAGGACTGCACTCCGGCCTGATGCTGGCCCAGTACACGGCCGCGGCCCTGGTGTCGGAGAACAAGGTCCTCTGCCACCCGGCCAGCGTGGACAGCATCCCCACCTCCGCGGGGCAGGAGGACCACGTGAGCATGGGCATGATCGCCGCCCGCAAGGCCGCCCGGGTGGTGGCGCACACCGGCCAGGTGCTGGCCATCGAGCTGGTCTGCGCGGCCCAGGCTCTGGAGTTCCACCGTCCGGCCCGGCCGGGCGCGGGTACCGGCGCGGCCTACGCCGCCGTGCGGGAGGTGGTCCCGCGCCTGGAGGAGGATCGGGCGCTGGCCCCGGATCTGGAGGCCGCAGTCCAGCTGGTGCGCAGCGGCCGCCTGGCGGCGGCGGTGGAGGGCGCGGTAGGGGAGGTGCGCTGA
- a CDS encoding cyclodeaminase/cyclohydrolase family protein, translated as MRTLSVQEFLDRLASSDPTPGGGSASAVAGAAAAALLGMVARLSAGKGEDDAALAQASAAADAERVALLDLAERDAAAFDAVVQAMRLPRSTPEERARRQEAVQGALRAAAEVPLEVATRCAALLDLGATLARAGAAAAISDVGVAVLLAYAAATGALLNVRINLTSLRDAAYVARTGEQVRALLQRAEVVRDEALAVVEKRLGPIPMPPAPPGQDTSAGGPPASGDRAGRRE; from the coding sequence GTGAGGACGCTGTCGGTGCAGGAGTTCCTGGACCGCCTGGCCTCCTCCGACCCCACGCCCGGTGGCGGCTCCGCGTCGGCGGTGGCGGGGGCGGCGGCCGCCGCACTGCTGGGCATGGTGGCGCGGCTGTCGGCCGGCAAGGGGGAGGACGACGCGGCGCTTGCGCAGGCCTCCGCCGCCGCCGACGCCGAGCGGGTGGCCCTCCTGGACCTGGCGGAGCGGGATGCGGCGGCGTTCGATGCGGTGGTGCAGGCTATGCGGTTGCCGCGGAGCACTCCGGAAGAGCGCGCGCGCCGCCAGGAGGCGGTGCAGGGGGCGCTGCGCGCGGCCGCCGAGGTCCCGCTGGAGGTGGCCACGCGGTGCGCGGCCCTGCTGGACCTGGGCGCCACCCTGGCGCGGGCCGGGGCGGCCGCCGCCATCAGCGACGTCGGGGTCGCGGTCCTGCTGGCCTACGCGGCGGCCACCGGCGCGCTGCTCAACGTCCGGATCAACCTGACGTCCCTGCGGGATGCGGCCTATGTGGCCCGGACCGGCGAGCAGGTCCGCGCGCTGCTCCAGCGGGCCGAGGTGGTGCGCGACGAGGCCCTGGCGGTGGTCGAAAAGCGGCTGGGCCCCATCCCGATGCCCCCGGCCCCTCCCGGCCAGGACACCTCGGCGGGCGGCCCGCCGGCCTCGGGCGACCGCGCCGGGCGGCGGGAGTGA
- the folK gene encoding 2-amino-4-hydroxy-6-hydroxymethyldihydropteridine diphosphokinase, with product MRRPDPRTSTPGIPPVPRSRVFLGLGSNLGDRARLVEQALAALESSGRVRVVRRSSLYETAPVGKTDQPPFVNMVAQVETDLPPQALLSLAQEVERSLGRVRGERWGPRSIDVDILLYGDLVVNTPALVIPHPEITRRRFVLEPLLEIAPDAALPDGRRLDQFLPRVRDQAVRRLSP from the coding sequence TTGAGGCGTCCTGACCCCCGAACCTCGACCCCCGGCATCCCCCCCGTCCCGCGATCCCGGGTCTTTCTGGGACTGGGCTCCAACCTGGGCGACCGGGCGCGGCTGGTGGAGCAGGCGCTGGCGGCGCTGGAGTCCTCGGGGCGGGTGCGGGTGGTGCGCCGTTCGTCGCTGTACGAGACGGCCCCGGTGGGGAAGACCGACCAGCCGCCCTTTGTGAACATGGTGGCTCAGGTGGAGACCGATCTCCCCCCGCAGGCCCTGCTGTCCCTGGCCCAGGAGGTGGAGCGGTCGCTGGGGCGGGTGCGCGGCGAGCGCTGGGGGCCGCGTTCCATCGACGTGGACATCCTGCTGTACGGGGACCTGGTGGTAAACACCCCGGCCCTGGTCATTCCCCACCCGGAGATCACCCGCCGGCGCTTCGTCCTGGAGCCGCTGCTGGAGATCGCGCCCGACGCCGCCCTGCCCGATGGCAGGCGGCTGGACCAGTTCCTCCCGCGGGTGCGCGACCAGGCCGTCCGCCGCCTGTCCCCATGA
- the folB gene encoding dihydroneopterin aldolase, translated as MDPTDRIILEGMRFFGYHGVLPEERARGQEFVVDVDLLADLRPAGRTDDLAATVDYRRVYDLVREVVEGPPRRLLEAVAEEVAARLLGLGAVTAVRVRVRKPSVPLPGPVDYAAVEIVRRRA; from the coding sequence GTGGATCCCACCGACCGCATCATCCTGGAGGGCATGCGCTTTTTCGGCTATCACGGCGTCCTCCCGGAGGAGCGCGCCCGGGGCCAGGAGTTCGTGGTGGATGTGGACCTGCTGGCGGACCTGAGACCTGCCGGGCGCACCGACGACCTGGCCGCCACCGTGGACTACCGGCGGGTGTACGACCTCGTCCGGGAGGTGGTGGAGGGACCGCCGCGCCGGTTGCTGGAGGCGGTGGCGGAGGAGGTGGCCGCCCGCCTGCTGGGCCTGGGGGCCGTGACCGCCGTGCGCGTGCGGGTGCGCAAGCCGTCGGTACCCCTGCCCGGCCCCGTGGACTACGCCGCGGTGGAGATCGTCCGCCGCCGGGCGTGA
- the ftcD gene encoding glutamate formimidoyltransferase, whose amino-acid sequence MSGILVECVPNFSEGRRRDVIEAIAEEVRRTPGARLLDVQADESHNRCVLSFVGDLEAVTAAALAAARRAVELIDMRVHRGEHPRLGAVDVIPLVPIAGVTMEHCVAAARELGRRLWEELRVPVYFYAEAATRPERRRLPDIRKGEFEGLAAKMADPAWAPDVGDPHPHPTAGAVVVGARRPLIAFNVNLTTTDVEVAKRVARAVRESSGGLVNVQAMGVTSEGGQAQVSMNLLDHTRTPLYRAFELVRTEAARYGVEIQESEVVGLIPLDAVADVARFYLRLRDFRRDQILEAKLME is encoded by the coding sequence ATGTCCGGGATCCTGGTTGAGTGCGTGCCCAACTTCAGCGAAGGACGCCGCCGCGACGTCATCGAGGCCATCGCCGAGGAGGTTCGCCGGACACCCGGGGCGCGGCTGCTGGACGTGCAGGCCGACGAGAGCCACAATCGCTGCGTGCTGTCTTTCGTGGGCGATCTCGAGGCGGTGACAGCCGCGGCCCTGGCCGCCGCCCGCCGGGCGGTGGAGCTCATCGACATGCGGGTCCACCGGGGCGAGCACCCGCGGCTGGGGGCCGTGGATGTCATCCCCCTGGTGCCCATCGCCGGCGTGACCATGGAGCACTGCGTGGCCGCCGCGCGGGAGCTGGGCCGCCGCCTGTGGGAAGAGCTGCGGGTGCCCGTGTACTTCTACGCCGAGGCGGCCACCCGCCCCGAGCGCCGGCGCCTGCCGGATATCCGCAAGGGGGAGTTTGAAGGCCTGGCGGCCAAGATGGCCGACCCTGCCTGGGCGCCCGACGTGGGCGATCCCCATCCCCACCCGACCGCCGGGGCCGTGGTGGTCGGGGCGCGGCGTCCCCTGATCGCCTTCAACGTCAACCTGACCACCACCGACGTGGAGGTCGCCAAACGCGTCGCCCGGGCGGTGCGCGAGAGCAGCGGAGGCTTGGTGAACGTGCAGGCGATGGGCGTCACCAGCGAGGGAGGACAGGCCCAGGTGTCCATGAACCTGCTGGACCACACCCGCACGCCCCTGTACCGCGCATTCGAGCTGGTTCGCACTGAGGCCGCCCGCTACGGGGTGGAGATCCAGGAGAGCGAGGTGGTGGGCCTCATTCCCCTGGACGCGGTGGCCGACGTGGCGCGCTTCTACCTTCGCCTGCGCGATTTCCGCCGGGACCAGATTCTGGAAGCGAAACTGATGGAATGA
- a CDS encoding deoxynucleoside kinase, with protein sequence MNGEGLVYRPPPSAQEPLLPEGVPVVAVEGPIGVGKTTLARRLGEALEAEVVLEVVEENPFLSRFYEDIRAVAFQTQIFFLLSRFRQQEAVRQARARGVPVVTDYIFAKDRLFARLTLDPQEMDLYDRVYAALAPRAVTPSLVVYLRASLPTLLERIARRGRPFERALQPAYLARLCQAYDEFFDSYGDAPVLQVDTDRVDIFSDADLRAILAYVARGTPRVQ encoded by the coding sequence ATGAACGGGGAGGGCCTGGTCTACCGACCTCCCCCGTCGGCCCAGGAGCCCCTGCTGCCCGAGGGCGTGCCGGTGGTGGCGGTGGAAGGCCCCATCGGCGTGGGCAAGACCACCCTCGCCCGGCGCCTGGGAGAGGCCCTGGAAGCGGAGGTGGTGCTGGAGGTGGTGGAGGAGAACCCGTTTCTCTCCCGGTTCTACGAAGACATCCGGGCCGTGGCCTTCCAGACCCAGATCTTCTTCCTGCTCAGCCGCTTCCGCCAGCAGGAAGCCGTCCGCCAGGCCCGGGCCCGCGGCGTCCCGGTGGTAACCGACTACATCTTCGCCAAGGACCGGTTGTTTGCGCGACTGACCCTGGATCCGCAGGAGATGGACCTGTACGATCGGGTGTACGCTGCGCTGGCGCCCCGCGCGGTCACCCCTTCCCTGGTGGTATACCTGCGGGCGTCGCTGCCGACGCTGCTGGAGCGCATCGCCCGGCGCGGCCGTCCGTTCGAGCGGGCCCTGCAGCCGGCCTATCTTGCCCGGCTCTGCCAGGCCTACGACGAGTTCTTCGACTCCTACGGCGACGCGCCGGTGCTGCAGGTGGACACGGATCGGGTGGATATCTTCAGCGACGCGGACCTGCGCGCCATCCTGGCCTATGTGGCGCGGGGCACACCCCGGGTACAATGA
- the hutU gene encoding urocanate hydratase — protein sequence MAVGGMRRIVRAPRGTQISCRGWPQEAALRMLMNNLDPEVAEKPDELIVYGGTGKAARNWECFDALVRCLRELGDDETLLVQSGKPVGIFRTHEWAPRVVISNSMLVPAWATWETFWRLEALGLMMYGQMTAGSWIYIGTQGILQGTYETFAAVARTHFGGTLRGRLVLSAGLGGMGGAQPLAITMNEGVALIVEVDPARIHRRLTSGWVDHATDHLDEALRTVEEARRAGRPLSVALLGNAAQVYPELVRRGVRFDVVTDQTSAHDPLGGYVPEGVTAEEAPRLRREQPEEYVRRARASIARHCEAMVAMRRAGSVVFDYGNNLRGQAREAGYADAFSYPGFVEAYIRPLFCEGKGPFRWVALSGDPEDIRETDRAVVELFPENASLARWIRLAEERVPFQGLPARICWLGYGERAVAGLAFNDLVRRGRVRAPIVIGRDHLDAGSVASPYRETEGMRDGSDAVADWPILNALVNTCAGATWVAVHHGGGVGIGYSIHAGQVVVADGTDLGARKLERVLTTDPGTGIMRHADAGYEQAIAAARRHGLKIPMLPGAGGA from the coding sequence ATGGCGGTGGGAGGGATGCGTCGGATCGTGCGGGCGCCCCGGGGGACCCAGATCAGTTGCCGCGGGTGGCCCCAGGAGGCCGCCCTGCGCATGCTGATGAACAACCTCGACCCCGAAGTGGCCGAAAAGCCCGACGAGCTGATCGTGTACGGGGGGACGGGCAAGGCGGCACGGAACTGGGAGTGCTTTGACGCCCTCGTCCGCTGCCTGCGGGAACTGGGAGACGACGAGACGCTGCTGGTCCAGTCGGGCAAGCCGGTGGGGATCTTCCGGACCCATGAGTGGGCCCCCCGGGTGGTCATCAGCAACTCCATGCTGGTGCCGGCCTGGGCCACCTGGGAGACCTTCTGGCGGCTGGAAGCCCTGGGCCTGATGATGTACGGCCAGATGACCGCCGGCTCGTGGATCTACATCGGCACCCAGGGGATCCTCCAGGGGACCTACGAGACGTTTGCGGCGGTGGCCCGCACCCACTTCGGGGGGACCCTGCGGGGCCGCCTGGTGCTGTCGGCAGGCCTGGGCGGGATGGGCGGCGCCCAGCCCCTGGCCATCACCATGAACGAGGGCGTGGCCCTCATCGTGGAGGTGGACCCGGCCCGCATCCACCGCCGGCTGACCAGCGGGTGGGTGGACCACGCCACCGACCATCTGGACGAGGCTCTGCGGACGGTGGAGGAGGCCCGACGGGCCGGGCGGCCGCTGTCGGTGGCGCTGCTGGGCAACGCCGCCCAGGTGTATCCCGAGCTGGTGCGCCGGGGCGTGCGCTTCGACGTGGTCACCGACCAGACCTCCGCCCACGACCCGCTGGGCGGCTACGTCCCCGAAGGCGTCACCGCCGAAGAGGCCCCGCGCCTGCGGCGGGAACAGCCCGAGGAGTACGTGCGGCGGGCGCGGGCGTCCATCGCCCGGCACTGCGAGGCCATGGTGGCCATGCGCCGGGCCGGCAGCGTGGTGTTCGACTACGGCAACAACCTGCGCGGCCAGGCCCGGGAGGCCGGGTATGCCGACGCGTTCAGCTATCCGGGATTCGTGGAGGCCTACATCCGGCCGCTGTTCTGCGAGGGCAAGGGGCCTTTCCGGTGGGTGGCCCTGTCGGGGGATCCCGAGGACATCCGGGAGACGGACCGGGCGGTGGTCGAGCTGTTCCCCGAGAACGCATCCCTGGCCCGCTGGATCCGCCTGGCCGAGGAGCGGGTTCCCTTCCAGGGCCTGCCGGCCCGCATCTGCTGGCTGGGCTACGGCGAGCGGGCGGTGGCCGGCCTGGCCTTCAACGACCTGGTGCGTCGGGGTCGGGTGAGGGCTCCCATCGTCATCGGCCGTGACCACCTGGATGCGGGGTCGGTGGCCTCGCCCTACCGCGAGACCGAGGGGATGCGGGACGGCTCCGACGCGGTAGCCGACTGGCCGATCCTCAACGCGCTGGTGAACACCTGCGCGGGCGCCACCTGGGTGGCGGTCCACCACGGGGGCGGGGTCGGCATCGGCTACTCCATTCACGCGGGACAGGTGGTGGTGGCCGACGGCACCGACCTGGGCGCCCGCAAGCTGGAGCGGGTTCTCACCACCGACCCGGGCACCGGCATCATGCGACACGCCGACGCCGGCTACGAGCAGGCCATTGCCGCCGCCCGCCGGCACGGGCTGAAGATCCCCATGCTGCCCGGCGCCGGCGGGGCATGA
- a CDS encoding deoxynucleoside kinase, protein MAWFVAISGNIGAGKSTLTAALSRRLGWRACYEVVDDNPYLPDFYADMRRWSFALQVFFLSRRFQHHQEIARSPVPVIQDRTIYEDAEIFARNLYLQGLMDERDFRTYSDLFATMVGLLRPPDLVIHLQASVPTLLERIRQRGRAYEQRIPPSYLAQLNERYREWVDRFTLCPLLTVDADRLDLDRLDPVVEAIQNRLGTGAAGGGAGPGSRREAWPT, encoded by the coding sequence GTGGCGTGGTTCGTAGCCATCAGCGGCAACATCGGCGCGGGAAAGTCCACCCTGACCGCCGCCCTCAGCCGCCGCCTGGGGTGGCGCGCCTGCTACGAGGTGGTGGACGACAACCCCTACCTGCCGGACTTCTACGCCGACATGCGCCGCTGGAGCTTCGCCCTGCAGGTGTTCTTCCTCAGCCGGCGCTTCCAGCACCACCAGGAGATCGCCCGATCCCCCGTGCCGGTGATTCAGGACCGGACCATCTACGAGGATGCGGAGATCTTTGCCCGCAACCTCTACCTCCAGGGCCTGATGGACGAGCGGGACTTCCGCACCTACTCCGATCTGTTCGCCACCATGGTGGGCCTCCTGCGCCCTCCGGATCTCGTCATCCACCTGCAGGCCTCGGTGCCGACACTGCTGGAGCGCATCCGGCAGCGGGGCCGCGCCTACGAGCAGCGGATCCCGCCGTCCTACCTGGCCCAGCTCAACGAACGCTACCGGGAGTGGGTGGACCGCTTCACCCTGTGCCCCCTCCTCACCGTGGACGCCGACCGCCTGGACCTCGACAGGCTGGACCCTGTGGTGGAGGCTATCCAGAACCGCCTGGGGACCGGAGCGGCCGGGGGAGGCGCCGGGCCCGGCAGCCGGAGGGAGGCATGGCCGACCTGA
- the hutI gene encoding imidazolonepropionase, whose product MTTEADLLVVHAAQLLTLAGPNHAPRTGAALAEVGLVRDGAVAAVEGIVVAAGPTAQVLDEVTPAPGAEVIDASGRVVLPGFVDPHTHLIFAGSREDEFEWRLRGARYQDILAAGGGILSTVAATRASSEDRLVDLARPRADGMLSHGTTTAEVKSGYGLTVDDEVKCLRAAHRLSASHDLDLVPTFLGAHAVPPEYAGEPDRYVQLVVEEMIPAVAEEGLAEFCDVFCDEGAFTPEQARRVLQAGADAGLAPKIHADEFADTGGARLAAEVGAVSADHLLRSSDDGLRALAAAGTVAVLCPTTALVLGLPYARARAMVELGVPVALASDFNPGTSPTYAMPLVIALACAGMRLTPAEAIVAATINAAHAIGMAPEVGSLEPGKAADLVVLDAPDYRHLAMQAGVHLIHTVVKRGRVVRR is encoded by the coding sequence ATGACAACCGAAGCTGATCTGCTGGTGGTGCACGCAGCCCAGCTGCTCACCCTGGCCGGGCCCAATCACGCGCCCCGCACCGGCGCCGCCCTGGCGGAGGTGGGGCTGGTCCGGGACGGCGCCGTGGCCGCGGTGGAGGGGATCGTGGTGGCCGCGGGGCCCACGGCCCAGGTTCTGGACGAGGTGACGCCCGCGCCGGGCGCGGAGGTGATCGACGCCTCCGGGCGGGTGGTCCTGCCGGGCTTCGTGGATCCCCACACCCACCTCATCTTCGCCGGCTCGCGGGAGGACGAGTTCGAGTGGCGCCTGCGGGGCGCCCGCTACCAGGATATCCTGGCCGCGGGGGGAGGCATCCTGTCCACCGTCGCCGCCACCCGGGCCAGCAGCGAGGACCGGCTGGTGGACCTCGCCCGCCCGCGGGCCGACGGCATGCTGTCCCACGGGACCACCACGGCGGAGGTCAAGAGCGGCTACGGGCTGACGGTGGATGACGAGGTCAAGTGTCTGCGGGCGGCGCACCGCCTGTCGGCATCCCACGACCTGGACCTCGTTCCCACCTTCCTGGGGGCGCACGCGGTCCCTCCCGAATACGCCGGAGAGCCTGACCGGTACGTGCAGCTGGTGGTGGAGGAGATGATCCCGGCGGTGGCGGAGGAAGGCCTGGCGGAGTTCTGCGACGTGTTCTGCGATGAGGGGGCGTTCACTCCCGAGCAGGCGCGGCGCGTGCTGCAGGCGGGGGCAGACGCGGGGCTGGCGCCGAAGATCCACGCCGACGAGTTCGCCGATACCGGGGGGGCCCGGCTGGCGGCGGAGGTCGGTGCCGTCTCCGCCGACCACCTGCTGCGATCGTCCGACGACGGCCTGCGGGCCCTGGCGGCCGCGGGCACGGTGGCGGTGCTGTGCCCGACCACGGCCCTGGTCCTGGGCCTGCCCTACGCCCGCGCCCGCGCCATGGTGGAGCTGGGCGTGCCGGTGGCGCTGGCGTCGGACTTCAATCCCGGGACGTCGCCCACCTATGCCATGCCGTTGGTGATTGCGCTGGCGTGCGCGGGCATGCGCCTGACCCCCGCCGAGGCCATCGTGGCCGCCACCATCAACGCCGCCCACGCCATCGGGATGGCTCCTGAGGTGGGCAGCCTGGAGCCGGGCAAGGCGGCCGACCTGGTGGTGCTGGACGCGCCGGACTACCGGCACCTGGCCATGCAGGCGGGGGTGCATCTGATCCATACGGTCGTCAAGCGCGGCCGGGTGGTGCGGCGGTGA
- a CDS encoding ASCH domain-containing protein, with amino-acid sequence MYALNFYSAVFAEQLRDGRKTATIRLGDKRDKYRPGQIVWLTVGRRFGTRKKIAAAIVDAVEVKALRDVTPREIQRDNPELRRHDELIDFLTNIYGRERQITLDDTVTVIHFSRVEE; translated from the coding sequence GTGTACGCGCTCAACTTCTACTCCGCCGTGTTTGCCGAGCAGCTGCGGGACGGCCGCAAGACGGCGACCATCCGGCTGGGGGACAAGCGGGACAAGTATCGCCCGGGGCAAATCGTGTGGCTGACGGTGGGCCGCCGCTTCGGGACCCGCAAGAAGATCGCGGCAGCCATCGTGGACGCGGTGGAGGTGAAGGCCCTGCGCGATGTCACGCCGCGGGAGATCCAGCGGGACAATCCCGAGCTGCGCCGGCACGACGAGCTCATCGACTTTCTCACCAACATCTACGGCCGGGAGCGCCAGATCACCCTGGACGACACGGTGACGGTGATCCACTTCTCCCGGGTGGAAGAGTAG
- a CDS encoding RNA 2'-phosphotransferase, with protein MSRRPPAARSGDRTERLSRFLALVLRHRPESVGVALDPSGYVDIDTLAAALARQPGWAWVTADSIRAVARVDPRRYEVSGGRIRARYGHSVPVDTPGPPVVPPEWLYHGTSPAALEAIRARGLQPQARQFVHLSASRQDALAVGQRHSPDAVVITVLARRAHAAGVQFYRASPSIYLARHIPPEFLLLPTPADTPPGG; from the coding sequence ATGAGCCGAAGACCACCCGCGGCGCGGTCGGGGGATCGCACGGAACGCCTGAGCCGGTTTCTGGCCCTGGTCCTCCGCCACCGGCCCGAGAGCGTGGGTGTGGCCCTGGACCCCTCCGGCTACGTGGACATCGACACGCTGGCCGCCGCCCTGGCCCGGCAGCCCGGCTGGGCGTGGGTGACGGCGGACAGCATCCGCGCCGTGGCCCGCGTGGACCCGCGGCGCTATGAGGTGTCCGGCGGCCGCATCCGGGCCCGTTACGGCCACAGCGTCCCGGTGGACACCCCGGGCCCGCCGGTGGTGCCGCCCGAGTGGCTGTACCACGGGACGTCGCCGGCCGCCCTGGAGGCCATCCGCGCCCGGGGCCTGCAGCCCCAGGCCCGCCAGTTCGTGCACCTGTCGGCGTCGCGGCAGGACGCGCTGGCGGTGGGCCAGCGCCACAGTCCCGACGCGGTGGTGATCACGGTGCTGGCCCGGCGCGCCCACGCCGCCGGCGTGCAGTTCTACCGGGCGTCGCCGTCCATCTACCTGGCGCGGCACATACCGCCCGAGTTTCTCCTGCTCCCCACCCCAGCGGACACCCCCCCGGGCGGGTAG